A stretch of the Agromyces larvae genome encodes the following:
- the carA gene encoding glutamine-hydrolyzing carbamoyl-phosphate synthase small subunit — MTAPTGPASEPAVLVLEDGTRYDGRAYGALGRTLGEAVFATGMTGYQETLTDPSYAGQIVLMTAPHIGNTGMNDDDMESARIWVAGFVVRDPARVVSNFRAQRSLDDDLAAAGIVGISGIDTRAVTRHIRSAGAMRAGIFSGADAALTPGEQLDLVLGGAEMAGQNLSGTVSTQEPYTLPAVGDRIGSVAVLDLGVKTSTLNYLAERGFDVHVLPQSVTAEEVLALKPDALFYSNGPGDPGASDRHVELLRTSLRAGLPYFGICFGNQLLGRALGYPTYKLPFGHRGINQPVLDVATGRVEITAHNHGFAVDAPIGEISESAEGFGRVEVSHYDLNDNVVEGLNCLDIPAFSVQYHPESAAGPHDANYLFDRFRDLVIANRSTGSRTEGVQQ, encoded by the coding sequence ATGACCGCACCCACCGGCCCGGCCAGCGAACCGGCCGTGCTCGTCCTCGAGGACGGCACCCGCTACGACGGGCGAGCCTACGGCGCGCTGGGCCGCACCCTCGGCGAGGCCGTCTTCGCGACCGGCATGACCGGCTACCAGGAGACGCTCACCGACCCGTCCTACGCGGGCCAGATCGTGCTCATGACCGCCCCGCACATCGGCAACACGGGCATGAACGACGACGACATGGAATCGGCTCGGATCTGGGTCGCCGGGTTCGTGGTGCGCGACCCGGCGCGGGTGGTGTCGAACTTCCGCGCGCAGCGGTCGCTCGACGACGACCTCGCCGCGGCCGGCATCGTCGGCATCTCGGGCATCGACACCCGCGCCGTGACCCGCCACATCCGCTCGGCGGGCGCGATGCGCGCCGGGATCTTCTCGGGTGCGGACGCCGCGCTCACCCCCGGCGAGCAGCTCGACCTGGTGCTCGGCGGCGCCGAGATGGCCGGGCAGAACCTGTCGGGCACCGTCTCGACGCAGGAGCCGTACACGCTGCCCGCCGTCGGCGACCGGATCGGCTCGGTCGCAGTGCTCGACCTGGGCGTGAAGACCTCGACCCTGAACTACCTCGCCGAGCGCGGCTTCGACGTGCACGTGCTGCCGCAGTCGGTGACCGCCGAGGAGGTCCTCGCCCTGAAGCCCGACGCGCTGTTCTACTCGAACGGGCCCGGCGACCCCGGAGCATCCGACCGGCACGTCGAACTGCTGCGCACCTCGCTGCGAGCCGGCCTGCCCTACTTCGGCATCTGCTTCGGCAACCAGCTGCTCGGCCGCGCGCTCGGCTATCCGACGTACAAGCTGCCGTTCGGGCACCGCGGCATCAACCAGCCGGTGCTCGACGTCGCGACCGGCCGCGTCGAGATCACCGCGCACAACCACGGGTTCGCCGTCGACGCGCCGATCGGCGAGATCAGCGAATCGGCCGAGGGCTTCGGGCGCGTCGAGGTGAGCCACTACGACCTCAACGACAACGTCGTCGAGGGACTCAACTGCCTCGACATCCCGGCGTTCAGCGTGCAGTACCACCCCGAGTCGGCGGCCGGACCGCACGACGCGAACTACCTCTTCGATCGGTTCCGCGATCTCGTGATCGCGAACCGTTCGACAGGCTCACGGACCGAAGGAGTCCAGCAGTAA